Proteins encoded within one genomic window of Terriglobia bacterium:
- a CDS encoding sulfite exporter TauE/SafE family protein, with the protein MPLGYIIATILALLVGLSLGALGGGGSIITIPLLVYVARIPAENAVGMSLVIVGTTSLLGAILHFRRGNVDLRPSLLFSVTGMAGSFIGSAGTHLLSRKSLLLMFSVIMLSAGLAMWRGSTGLHQATELSVYRSLLAGFAVGLLTGFLGIGGGFLIVPALVLFAGLDPRKAAGTSLAVIAFNSSTGILGQLRFITFDWPLLAGFLAFSLAGMIAGCALAVRLSHYSLRRNFGITIIIVAVFVALGNLLQ; encoded by the coding sequence ATGCCTTTGGGTTACATCATCGCAACGATACTGGCTCTGCTGGTCGGGTTGTCTCTCGGGGCACTCGGCGGGGGCGGATCGATCATCACGATTCCGCTACTCGTGTATGTCGCGCGCATCCCGGCGGAGAATGCCGTCGGAATGTCGCTCGTGATCGTCGGCACGACCAGCTTGCTCGGTGCGATCCTGCATTTCCGGCGAGGCAATGTCGATTTGAGGCCGAGCCTGCTGTTCTCGGTCACCGGCATGGCCGGTTCTTTTATTGGATCGGCGGGCACCCATCTGCTCTCGCGCAAAAGCCTGCTCCTGATGTTTTCCGTCATCATGCTGTCCGCCGGGCTCGCGATGTGGCGGGGCTCAACGGGCTTGCATCAGGCCACGGAACTCAGCGTCTACCGCTCTCTATTGGCTGGTTTTGCAGTGGGGTTGCTGACAGGCTTCCTTGGAATCGGTGGCGGGTTCCTGATTGTACCGGCCCTCGTATTGTTCGCCGGACTCGATCCGAGAAAGGCCGCGGGAACATCTCTCGCGGTTATCGCCTTCAACTCCAGTACGGGAATCTTGGGCCAGCTGCGGTTCATCACATTCGACTGGCCGTTGCTGGCAGGTTTTCTAGCTTTTTCTCTCGCAGGCATGATCGCCGGCTGCGCCTTGGCGGTTCGTCTCTCGCACTACAGCCTGCGCCGCAACTTCGGGATCACCATCATCATTGTGGCAGTTTTTGTAGCCCTGGGAAATCTCCTGCAATAG
- a CDS encoding ATP-binding protein yields MSESIATTCPQCGGLGFRYLDEKQGVVRCDCRDQELPARLLKAAEIPSKYAGCRLDNYVTNEHDPYLKVAHEMANKYVTDYVSHPIRKGLLFQGSPGLGKTHLAVAIIRTLAEAARVPCFFCDFSAELQKIRDSISSARTLVLPRLVYDADVLILDDFGSQRWSAWVQDQMSNVISNRYNNGRSTIITTNLTDKPSADRNALRIAAMKKLGVMNHEGEIDNFAMARLEQCGIRFTAVRDEPETLEDQIGDRLRSRLYEMCDLVPMYGRDYRRRQAERSRDIRR; encoded by the coding sequence ATGTCCGAGAGCATCGCGACAACTTGTCCGCAATGTGGGGGCCTCGGCTTCCGGTACCTGGACGAAAAGCAGGGAGTCGTTCGCTGCGACTGCAGGGATCAGGAGCTGCCTGCCCGCCTGCTGAAAGCGGCGGAGATACCGAGCAAGTATGCGGGCTGCCGGCTCGATAACTACGTCACGAACGAACACGACCCATATCTCAAGGTTGCGCACGAGATGGCGAATAAATACGTGACGGATTATGTGAGCCATCCCATACGCAAAGGCCTCCTGTTTCAGGGCTCGCCCGGTCTCGGCAAGACTCATCTTGCGGTCGCCATCATCCGGACGCTGGCGGAAGCGGCGCGTGTTCCCTGCTTCTTCTGCGACTTTTCCGCCGAACTGCAGAAAATTCGCGATTCCATAAGCAGTGCACGCACATTGGTGCTGCCCCGGCTGGTCTATGACGCAGACGTGCTGATCCTGGATGACTTCGGGTCTCAGCGCTGGTCCGCCTGGGTGCAGGACCAGATGTCGAACGTCATCAGTAACCGCTATAACAACGGCCGCTCCACGATCATTACAACCAATCTCACCGACAAACCGTCTGCCGATCGCAACGCCCTTCGCATCGCGGCCATGAAGAAACTCGGCGTGATGAATCACGAAGGCGAGATCGACAACTTTGCGATGGCCCGGCTGGAACAATGCGGTATCCGTTTTACGGCGGTCCGCGACGAACCGGAAACACTCGAAGATCAGATCGGCGACCGATTGCGGTCACGGCTCTATGAAATGTGCGACCTCGTTCCAATGTACGGCCGCGACTACCGGCGGCGGCAAGCCGAACGCAGCCGCGATATCCGCCGCTGA